In the genome of Treponema pedis, one region contains:
- a CDS encoding ATP-binding protein: MYKEFDYTRTQTIGTVEFVSPKEIKVLLEINAPQATAINAGIPQLFPKVNGFVLIPNEAGALIGIISWIGIEYSPYPKRKSYKDFDLIDLPFPLRKLSVSPLGILKEKNGNYEIERGVYSYPSVGDIVIIPDQNQLRAIVQNKDSTAKVKIGISPMAANAPIYISPDRVFGRHVAVLGNTGSGKSCSVAGLIRWSLETAERELASGAKLNSRFIILDPNGEYTNAFDNLCTIRRFQVVLHPSMQEEQTITQLKVPSWMWNSYEWSSIALASGRTQRPLLRRTLREVRCGGRIDENNVLIAPRRFIISMLVSLRNFERQGIDAIANWPGKDNLGATLQSARESLTTFLNTLQNEPKKKIEEIIAAIDLVLERRPRNNKNNYYPAFNLDDIHKVCNAILNSESAFGKLESYQGPDEDSPVFFKNEDFLSHLEHLVQESNAQQFMDFFMMRVRSILTDSRIASVVETATKEEVTLEQWLKSYIGSSTDEGTINIIDLSLLPSEILFVIVSVLSRVIFEAHQRYRRNTGNILPTTLVVEEAHNFIKRYDGDADEITANRLCTQSFEKIAKEGRKFGLGLLLSSQRPSELSQTVLSQCNTFLLHRLVNDKDQEMVKKLVPDNLGGILNELPILPTKKAILLGWAAPIPVIVEMNTLDEKNRPKSKDPEFWNIWTGTDKREINWKDIANKWQRENN; the protein is encoded by the coding sequence ATGTATAAAGAATTCGATTATACAAGAACTCAAACTATTGGAACAGTTGAGTTTGTTTCTCCTAAAGAAATAAAGGTGTTATTGGAAATTAATGCACCGCAAGCAACAGCAATAAATGCAGGTATCCCGCAGCTGTTTCCAAAAGTAAATGGATTCGTGCTTATTCCTAATGAGGCGGGTGCCTTGATAGGCATAATTTCATGGATTGGAATAGAATATTCTCCTTATCCAAAAAGGAAAAGTTATAAAGATTTTGACTTAATTGACCTCCCTTTCCCGCTCCGAAAACTTTCAGTTAGCCCCTTGGGTATTTTAAAAGAAAAAAATGGAAATTATGAAATAGAAAGAGGTGTTTATAGTTATCCGTCAGTCGGTGATATTGTGATTATTCCCGATCAAAATCAATTACGTGCTATCGTTCAGAATAAAGACAGTACGGCAAAGGTCAAAATAGGTATTTCACCAATGGCTGCGAATGCACCCATTTATATCAGCCCTGATAGAGTATTTGGGAGGCATGTTGCTGTCCTGGGAAATACAGGGAGCGGAAAATCTTGTTCTGTAGCAGGATTAATTCGCTGGTCGCTTGAAACGGCAGAACGAGAATTAGCATCTGGTGCAAAATTAAATTCTCGTTTTATTATTCTTGATCCAAATGGAGAATATACTAATGCTTTTGATAATCTATGCACAATACGGCGTTTTCAAGTTGTGCTACATCCTTCGATGCAAGAGGAACAGACTATAACTCAATTAAAAGTTCCAAGCTGGATGTGGAATAGTTATGAATGGAGTTCGATTGCGCTTGCAAGCGGCAGAACACAGAGACCTTTATTACGCCGTACTCTTCGAGAAGTTCGATGTGGCGGACGTATTGATGAAAACAATGTTCTAATAGCCCCGCGTAGATTTATAATCAGTATGTTAGTATCTCTTAGAAATTTTGAAAGGCAAGGGATTGATGCAATTGCTAATTGGCCAGGCAAGGATAATTTAGGAGCGACATTGCAATCAGCAAGAGAATCTCTTACAACGTTTTTAAACACATTGCAAAATGAGCCGAAGAAAAAAATAGAGGAAATCATAGCCGCAATTGATTTAGTTCTTGAGCGAAGACCTAGAAATAATAAGAATAATTATTATCCAGCTTTTAATTTAGATGACATTCATAAGGTTTGTAATGCTATTCTTAATAGCGAAAGTGCATTTGGAAAGTTAGAAAGCTATCAAGGTCCAGATGAAGATAGTCCCGTTTTTTTTAAGAATGAAGACTTTTTAAGTCATCTGGAGCATTTAGTTCAAGAAAGTAATGCTCAACAATTCATGGATTTTTTTATGATGCGAGTTCGCAGTATTCTAACAGATTCGAGGATTGCTTCTGTTGTTGAAACTGCAACAAAAGAAGAGGTTACACTTGAACAATGGCTTAAATCGTATATCGGGAGTAGTACTGATGAAGGGACCATTAACATCATTGATTTATCTCTTTTACCTTCTGAGATATTATTTGTAATTGTATCTGTTTTATCACGGGTAATATTTGAAGCACATCAACGATATAGGCGAAATACAGGAAACATATTGCCGACTACGTTAGTGGTAGAAGAAGCTCATAATTTTATTAAACGTTACGATGGAGATGCAGATGAAATTACGGCAAATAGATTATGTACACAATCATTTGAAAAGATCGCAAAAGAAGGCAGGAAATTCGGTTTAGGTTTGTTACTCTCATCTCAGCGACCATCAGAATTATCGCAAACGGTTTTATCACAATGCAATACTTTTTTACTTCATCGCTTAGTTAATGATAAAGATCAAGAAATGGTAAAAAAATTGGTGCCGGATAATTTAGGCGGTATTCTCAATGAATTGCCGATACTACCAACTAAAAAAGCAATTTTATTAGGATGGGCAGCCCCGATCCCCGTTATTGTAGAAATGAATACACTCGATGAAAAAAATAGACCAAAATCAAAAGACCCTGAATTTTGGAATATCTGGACAGGAACAGATAAGCGAGAAATAAATTGGAAAGATATTGCAAATAAATGGCAAAGGGAAAATAACTAA
- a CDS encoding cysteine peptidase family C39 domain-containing protein, whose amino-acid sequence MKLITQFDGTDCGAACLAMVASHYKAKYSVTSIREIAGTDTHGTNLVVPAKAGTAMGFSVQALKGN is encoded by the coding sequence ATGAAACTTATCACCCAATTCGACGGCACCGATTGCGGGGCGGCTTGTCTTGCTATGGTTGCTTCGCACTACAAAGCAAAATACTCTGTAACATCAATCCGTGAAATTGCCGGAACCGATACGCACGGTACTAATCTTGTAGTGCCCGCAAAAGCGGGCACTGCTATGGGCTTTTCGGTGCAGGCACTTAAGGGCAATTAA
- a CDS encoding PDZ domain-containing protein, giving the protein MKKYLFTAFFVFTTFVLFASEMIEIPFLYDKENKKIFVYAEIGKKKGYFMFDTGCSTSIVFDKKENYNNFKTVSNINESYYVLNLKIPDVRYSADSLILAGNKLNLKHEFNVTDEPLLVKFFPGIAGIIGLDIFKNKIFEISMTDSLIRIYNEKPDKYMISTSVFIDDFKEHYRITIPLKSNGKTYKAMIDTGSIKTGLSEDSHDVKINSNVKIKVFNPTAHPYKKDYYAVKRTIEFMGLKFENKIFETLSIDDMNIDIIGMDILLYFDMLFDLRDNENPLFYYKQRIPSEYFNLFIDSHIENKLRISILFDENNYGFIERLIEHSSAWNAGLRPGSIITKINSRPVLEYSINDIKRLTNTAFKITYIDSNGKEKTVKIKPKKML; this is encoded by the coding sequence ATTTACCGCATTTTTTGTTTTTACAACTTTTGTCTTATTTGCTTCTGAAATGATAGAAATACCTTTTCTGTATGATAAAGAAAATAAGAAGATTTTTGTTTATGCAGAAATAGGCAAGAAAAAAGGTTATTTTATGTTTGATACGGGGTGTTCAACTTCTATTGTTTTTGATAAAAAAGAAAACTATAATAATTTTAAAACTGTATCCAATATCAATGAATCTTACTATGTCCTAAATTTGAAAATACCTGATGTACGGTATTCTGCTGACAGTTTAATATTGGCAGGTAATAAATTAAACTTAAAACATGAATTTAATGTAACCGATGAACCTCTGCTTGTTAAATTTTTCCCCGGTATTGCAGGAATCATAGGTTTAGATATATTTAAGAATAAAATCTTTGAAATATCAATGACGGATTCACTTATAAGAATTTATAATGAAAAACCTGATAAGTATATGATATCAACATCGGTTTTTATTGACGATTTTAAAGAACATTATCGTATAACAATACCGTTAAAAAGTAACGGAAAAACGTACAAAGCTATGATAGATACCGGATCTATTAAAACAGGACTATCTGAGGACTCGCATGATGTAAAAATAAATTCAAATGTTAAGATAAAAGTTTTTAATCCTACAGCACATCCTTATAAAAAAGATTACTATGCTGTAAAAAGAACTATTGAGTTTATGGGTTTAAAATTTGAAAATAAGATTTTTGAAACATTATCTATTGACGATATGAATATAGATATAATCGGTATGGATATATTATTATATTTTGATATGCTTTTTGATTTGCGAGATAATGAAAACCCTCTGTTTTATTATAAGCAAAGAATTCCAAGTGAATACTTTAATCTTTTTATTGATAGTCATATAGAAAATAAACTTCGTATTTCGATTTTATTTGATGAAAATAATTATGGTTTTATAGAAAGATTAATAGAACATTCTTCTGCATGGAATGCAGGACTTAGACCGGGAAGCATAATAACAAAGATAAATTCCCGTCCTGTATTGGAATACAGTATAAATGATATTAAACGTTTGACTAATACGGCGTTTAAAATAACCTATATTGATTCCAATGGTAAAGAAAAAACCGTTAAGATAAAACCTAAGAAGATGTTGTGA